In Corynebacterium endometrii, one DNA window encodes the following:
- a CDS encoding anaerobic C4-dicarboxylate transporter, with protein sequence MVIVHIAIVLIAIFLGARLGSIAIGFAGGLGVLALAMTGVPVTREDVPFDVIAIIMCVIAAIAAMQRAGGMDYLVHLAERMLRKNPKHVTYLAPIVTWLMTVFAGTGHTAFSTLPVIVEVAKEGGVRPSRPLSVAVVASQMAIVASPISAAVVLLASLLEPMGVGYLKVLAVLIPATFLAIFPAAWVANRAGAELVDDVVYRQRKEAGLVREPVGQSNFKPAPGAKTSVVVFLIAILVVMIWATITSEQVGLITEPTLPRNEAIMTVMLLAATFIVLLTKIPADDVLNTQVFKSGMSACICVLGVAWLGTTLINHYIDDIQSISGDIIAARPWLLAVVLFFAAALLYSQASTTKALMPAALALGVSPLTAIAAFPAVSALFVLPTYPTLLAAVEMDDTGSTRIGKAVFNHPFLIPGVTSIAVSVLLSYALGAVII encoded by the coding sequence ATGGTTATTGTTCACATCGCGATTGTCTTAATAGCGATCTTCCTTGGTGCCAGGTTGGGTTCTATTGCCATTGGTTTTGCCGGTGGCCTAGGCGTTCTAGCGCTCGCCATGACCGGCGTCCCCGTCACCCGTGAAGACGTTCCCTTCGATGTTATTGCCATCATCATGTGCGTTATCGCGGCTATCGCGGCGATGCAGCGTGCGGGCGGCATGGACTACTTGGTCCATCTAGCGGAGCGGATGCTGCGGAAAAACCCTAAGCACGTGACCTACTTGGCGCCTATTGTCACCTGGCTGATGACCGTCTTCGCCGGCACGGGCCATACTGCTTTCTCTACACTGCCAGTCATCGTAGAGGTTGCGAAAGAGGGCGGGGTTCGCCCTTCCCGTCCGCTTTCGGTAGCGGTAGTAGCCTCCCAGATGGCCATCGTTGCGTCGCCCATTTCCGCCGCAGTGGTGCTGCTGGCTTCCCTGCTCGAACCCATGGGCGTGGGCTACCTCAAGGTCCTCGCGGTGCTTATCCCGGCGACATTCCTGGCGATATTCCCCGCGGCTTGGGTTGCAAACCGGGCCGGCGCGGAACTCGTGGATGATGTTGTCTACAGGCAACGCAAGGAGGCGGGCCTGGTCCGCGAGCCCGTCGGCCAGAGCAATTTTAAGCCCGCTCCGGGCGCTAAGACCTCCGTCGTTGTCTTCCTCATCGCGATTCTCGTAGTCATGATCTGGGCAACCATCACCTCCGAGCAGGTAGGTCTAATTACCGAGCCAACGCTGCCGCGCAACGAGGCGATCATGACCGTGATGCTGCTCGCGGCAACCTTTATCGTGCTGTTGACCAAGATTCCCGCGGATGACGTCCTCAACACCCAAGTGTTCAAGTCCGGCATGTCCGCGTGCATCTGCGTTCTCGGCGTCGCGTGGCTGGGAACCACGTTGATCAACCATTACATCGACGATATTCAGAGCATTTCGGGCGATATTATCGCCGCTAGGCCTTGGCTGTTAGCGGTGGTCCTCTTCTTCGCGGCCGCGCTGCTTTACTCTCAGGCGTCTACCACCAAGGCTCTGATGCCGGCCGCGCTGGCGCTAGGCGTTAGCCCGCTAACGGCCATCGCCGCGTTCCCCGCGGTGTCTGCATTGTTCGTCTTGCCTACTTACCCAACGCTGCTTGCCGCAGTGGAAATGGATGATACCGGATCCACGAGGATCGGAAAGGCTGTGTTTAACCACCCATTCCTGATTCCCGGTGTCACGTCCATCGCCGTATCGGTCTTACTCAGTTACGCACTGGGCGCCGTGATCATCTAA
- the aspA gene encoding aspartate ammonia-lyase, with amino-acid sequence MSKSAKSTKSDKAIKSEAEAKAPAAKAAEGAKAEKKVAPAKKSTKAKATRTEHDLLGSMEVPNECYYGIHTLRAYENFQISWVTINNVPEFIRGMVQVKKAAAMANRRLHTLPKRKAEAIIWACDQILEEGRCMDQFPLDVFQGGAGTSLNMNTNEVVANLALEYLGEEKGSYDIINPNDDVNMSQSTNDAYPTGFRLGLYSGIENLIQRIDALQAAFQGKANEFHDILKMGRTQLQDAVPMTLGDEFMAFAHNLHEEQSVLRDAQQRLLEVNLGATAIGTGVNTPAGYRHQVTAALSEVTGLEIKTARDLIEATSDTGAYVLLHSAIKRAAMKLSKICNDLRLLSSGPRAGLNEINLPPRQAGSSIMPGKVNPVIPEVVNQVCFKVFGNDHTVTMAAEAGQLQLNVMEPVIGEALFQSIRILGNAADALRTKCVLEITANEDVCRSYVENSIGIVTYLNPFIGHHNGDLIAKESLETGKGVRELVLEKGLLDEKTLDKVLSVENLMHPQFRGKLYLDD; translated from the coding sequence ATGTCTAAGTCAGCTAAGTCCACCAAGAGTGACAAGGCCATCAAGTCTGAAGCAGAAGCTAAAGCCCCTGCAGCGAAGGCTGCCGAAGGAGCCAAGGCGGAAAAGAAGGTAGCACCCGCTAAGAAGTCCACCAAGGCAAAGGCGACTCGTACTGAGCACGATTTGCTGGGTTCCATGGAGGTACCTAACGAGTGCTACTACGGCATCCATACGCTTCGAGCGTATGAGAACTTCCAGATCTCCTGGGTCACCATCAACAACGTGCCCGAATTCATCCGCGGCATGGTCCAGGTGAAGAAGGCGGCCGCCATGGCTAACCGCCGCCTACACACCCTGCCAAAGCGCAAGGCGGAGGCCATCATCTGGGCCTGCGATCAGATCCTTGAAGAGGGTCGCTGCATGGACCAGTTCCCGCTGGACGTGTTCCAGGGTGGCGCGGGCACCTCACTCAACATGAATACCAATGAGGTGGTTGCCAACCTGGCCCTGGAGTACTTGGGTGAGGAGAAGGGTTCCTATGACATCATCAACCCTAACGATGATGTGAATATGTCCCAGTCCACTAATGACGCATACCCAACGGGTTTCCGTCTTGGTCTCTACTCCGGCATCGAGAACCTAATCCAGCGCATCGACGCGCTGCAGGCGGCTTTCCAGGGCAAGGCAAACGAGTTCCACGACATCCTGAAGATGGGCCGAACCCAGTTGCAGGACGCGGTCCCCATGACCTTGGGTGACGAATTCATGGCGTTTGCCCATAACCTCCATGAGGAGCAGTCCGTGTTGCGTGACGCCCAGCAGCGTCTGCTCGAGGTCAACCTGGGCGCAACCGCTATCGGCACCGGGGTTAACACGCCGGCCGGATACCGCCACCAGGTGACCGCTGCGTTGAGTGAGGTTACCGGCCTGGAGATCAAGACCGCCCGCGACCTGATTGAGGCTACCTCTGACACCGGCGCCTACGTGCTTTTGCATTCCGCCATCAAGCGTGCGGCTATGAAGCTGTCTAAGATCTGCAACGATCTGCGCCTGCTTTCTTCCGGCCCCCGCGCGGGCCTCAACGAGATTAACCTTCCGCCACGCCAGGCTGGTTCTTCCATCATGCCGGGCAAGGTCAACCCGGTTATCCCTGAGGTTGTCAACCAAGTGTGCTTCAAGGTATTCGGCAATGACCACACCGTCACCATGGCGGCTGAGGCCGGCCAGCTACAGCTCAACGTAATGGAGCCCGTCATTGGCGAGGCACTGTTCCAGTCCATTCGAATCCTCGGCAATGCGGCTGACGCCCTGCGTACCAAGTGCGTGCTTGAGATCACCGCTAATGAGGACGTATGCCGGTCCTACGTGGAGAACTCCATTGGTATTGTCACCTACCTCAACCCATTCATCGGTCACCACAACGGAGATTTGATTGCTAAAGAATCCCTGGAGACCGGTAAGGGAGTCCGTGAATTGGTCTTGGAGAAGGGCCTTCTCGATGAAAAGACCCTTGACAAGGTCTTAAGCGTTGAGAACCTGATGCACCCGCAGTTCCGGGGCAAGCTTTACCTCGATGACTAA
- the hisG gene encoding ATP phosphoribosyltransferase yields MLKIAVPNKGSLSEAAQEILLEAGYKGRGNAKSLNIVDVDNDVEFFFLRPKDIAIYVANGVLDLGITGRDLAADSRAEVDELLELGFGGSTFRYAAPKGSDLTIEGLEGKRVATSYPNLVRDDLRARGIRAEVIRLDGAIEISIRLGVADAIADVVSTGNTLRQQGLEPFGEPLINSEAVVIKRKGLEVTKAEKVLLSRIRGILHARHFLMLDYNIDEAHLEQAVAITPGLTGPTVSPLAREDWVAVRAMIPVKTANHIMDQLAELGAEGILASELRIARVVG; encoded by the coding sequence ATGCTCAAGATTGCCGTACCCAATAAGGGCTCCCTTTCTGAAGCCGCGCAGGAGATATTGCTGGAAGCGGGCTACAAGGGCCGTGGCAATGCAAAGTCTTTGAATATCGTAGATGTAGACAATGACGTGGAATTCTTCTTCCTGCGGCCAAAAGACATTGCCATCTACGTCGCGAATGGCGTCCTGGACCTGGGAATCACAGGCCGCGATCTCGCGGCTGATTCCCGAGCCGAAGTTGACGAACTACTAGAGCTGGGGTTTGGCGGCTCCACCTTCCGTTACGCCGCCCCGAAAGGTAGCGATTTAACCATTGAAGGGCTCGAGGGAAAGCGCGTCGCTACTTCTTATCCCAACTTGGTTCGCGACGATCTCCGCGCCCGCGGGATTCGGGCTGAAGTTATCCGTCTTGATGGAGCAATCGAGATTTCCATCCGTTTGGGCGTGGCCGATGCAATCGCCGACGTGGTATCGACCGGCAACACCCTGCGCCAACAGGGGCTCGAACCATTCGGCGAGCCGCTGATTAATTCTGAAGCAGTGGTCATCAAACGCAAGGGCTTGGAAGTGACCAAGGCCGAAAAAGTCCTGCTTTCCCGCATTCGTGGCATCCTGCACGCCCGTCACTTCCTCATGCTCGACTACAATATCGATGAGGCTCATCTGGAGCAGGCCGTAGCAATCACGCCCGGGCTTACAGGGCCTACTGTCTCACCGCTTGCGCGTGAGGATTGGGTAGCGGTGCGCGCGATGATTCCGGTAAAGACAGCCAACCACATCATGGATCAGCTTGCGGAATTGGGTGCAGAGGGAATTCTAGCCTCAGAGCTGCGAATAGCCCGCGTAGTAGGTTAA
- a CDS encoding phosphoribosyl-ATP diphosphatase, whose protein sequence is MKNFDSLFADLTARAEERPEGSGTVEALDKGEHFIGKKIIEEAGEVWIAAEYQSDEELAEEMSQLIYWTQVMMVKRGLKPEDVYRYL, encoded by the coding sequence GTGAAGAACTTTGACTCTCTTTTCGCTGATTTAACCGCCCGTGCCGAGGAACGCCCGGAGGGTTCCGGGACCGTTGAAGCCCTAGACAAGGGCGAGCACTTTATCGGTAAGAAGATCATCGAGGAAGCCGGCGAGGTTTGGATTGCCGCGGAGTACCAATCCGATGAGGAATTAGCCGAGGAAATGTCCCAGCTGATCTACTGGACTCAAGTCATGATGGTAAAGCGCGGCCTCAAGCCAGAGGACGTTTATAGGTACTTGTAA
- a CDS encoding HAD family hydrolase: protein MIKPKAIFWDMDGTLTDSEPLWGEATYALSERLGKRITPEIRQQTVGSTFNNTLEICARHAGVTLAPGDYEIHRQWLFRRVKDSFSSRLEVFPGVRDLLADLKADGIQMVVATNTQRDVADAAIDAVGRGFFADTICGDEVERGKPAPDIYEEAARRVGHSPGDCLVFEDSTAGMRAALDAGCVVIGLPEHGGVDVPQGVTPINRLHDSAHLAPAGARDVYAWFEKLYAV from the coding sequence ATGATCAAGCCTAAAGCGATATTTTGGGACATGGATGGGACCCTCACGGACTCAGAACCGTTGTGGGGAGAAGCGACTTACGCCCTTTCGGAGAGGCTTGGAAAGCGAATCACTCCCGAAATACGCCAGCAAACGGTGGGCTCCACGTTCAATAACACATTGGAAATCTGTGCTCGGCACGCCGGGGTGACCCTAGCCCCAGGGGATTATGAAATCCACCGGCAATGGCTATTTCGCCGCGTCAAAGATTCCTTTTCCTCACGACTGGAAGTTTTTCCAGGGGTGCGTGATTTACTCGCGGACCTCAAAGCTGACGGCATCCAGATGGTGGTTGCCACCAATACCCAGCGTGACGTAGCCGATGCTGCAATCGACGCGGTTGGACGCGGCTTCTTTGCGGATACTATCTGTGGGGATGAGGTGGAGCGCGGGAAACCGGCGCCGGACATATACGAAGAGGCGGCCCGCCGAGTCGGGCATAGCCCAGGGGATTGCTTGGTGTTTGAGGACTCGACGGCCGGGATGCGGGCGGCGCTCGATGCCGGCTGCGTGGTAATAGGGTTGCCGGAGCATGGCGGGGTGGACGTCCCGCAGGGGGTTACCCCCATTAACCGTCTGCACGATTCCGCGCATTTAGCGCCCGCAGGGGCACGTGACGTTTATGCATGGTTTGAAAAATTATATGCAGTCTGA
- the mshC gene encoding cysteine--1-D-myo-inosityl 2-amino-2-deoxy-alpha-D-glucopyranoside ligase, with protein MRSWPTPEFERAQGDASQLRLYDTADKAIKPVTIQGDTAGMYVCGITPYDSTHLGHAATYLTFDLIYRQLLDQGKKVHYVQNITDVDDPLFERAERDGVDWRELGTSQIDLFRSDMELMSVFPPQDYVGAMETIDEVIDLVQKLLDKGAAYVVDDEYPDVYASIEATAQFGYESNYTREQMEVFFAERGGDPDRAGKKDPLDALIWRAHREGEPSWDSPFGPGRPGWHVECSAIATNRLGHQFEIQGGGSDLIFPHHEFSAAHAEAGHDVERMANFYVHTGMIGLDGTKMSKSLGNLVFVHKLVEQGVDPSAIRLGVFAGHYRSDRDWSQEVLADASQRLEMWRAALANPGTMDEAQALVQQVREHLANDLDTPSALAAIDEWAGTDHGANEDAAAGCIRQAISALLGVNL; from the coding sequence ATGCGATCTTGGCCAACACCGGAATTTGAACGTGCTCAGGGCGATGCTTCTCAGCTCCGCTTGTACGACACGGCAGATAAAGCAATAAAGCCCGTAACCATTCAGGGGGATACCGCTGGCATGTATGTGTGCGGGATTACCCCTTACGATTCTACCCATCTGGGGCACGCGGCTACCTACCTGACTTTCGATCTGATCTACCGCCAACTTTTAGATCAGGGCAAGAAGGTTCACTACGTCCAAAACATCACCGATGTCGATGATCCGCTATTCGAGCGTGCTGAACGCGATGGTGTTGACTGGCGGGAGCTGGGAACCTCCCAGATAGATTTGTTCCGCTCTGACATGGAGCTTATGAGCGTATTCCCGCCCCAAGACTATGTGGGAGCCATGGAGACCATCGATGAGGTCATCGATCTGGTGCAAAAACTCCTCGATAAGGGCGCCGCTTATGTAGTGGATGATGAGTACCCGGACGTCTACGCCTCGATAGAGGCAACCGCACAGTTTGGCTACGAGTCAAACTATACGCGCGAGCAGATGGAAGTCTTTTTTGCTGAGCGGGGCGGCGATCCGGACAGGGCTGGTAAGAAAGATCCCCTCGATGCGCTCATCTGGCGCGCGCATCGTGAAGGCGAGCCGTCCTGGGATTCGCCTTTCGGCCCCGGCCGTCCAGGCTGGCACGTGGAATGCTCGGCCATCGCCACTAACCGCCTTGGCCACCAGTTTGAGATTCAGGGCGGTGGTTCCGATCTGATTTTCCCGCACCACGAGTTTTCCGCGGCACATGCTGAGGCGGGCCATGATGTAGAGCGCATGGCTAATTTCTACGTACACACGGGCATGATTGGCCTGGACGGAACAAAGATGTCCAAATCCTTGGGCAATCTAGTCTTTGTTCACAAGCTAGTCGAACAAGGCGTAGACCCATCGGCAATCCGCCTGGGTGTCTTCGCCGGTCACTACCGTAGCGACAGGGACTGGTCCCAAGAGGTACTGGCGGATGCGTCACAGCGACTCGAGATGTGGCGTGCGGCCTTGGCCAACCCGGGCACCATGGACGAGGCACAAGCTCTTGTCCAGCAGGTCCGCGAGCATCTCGCCAATGACCTTGATACTCCCTCCGCGCTTGCTGCCATCGACGAGTGGGCCGGCACGGACCACGGGGCAAACGAGGACGCAGCTGCTGGCTGTATCCGCCAGGCCATTTCCGCATTGCTCGGCGTTAACCTTTAG
- a CDS encoding undecaprenyl-diphosphate phosphatase, translating to MSWLQVIVLSIVQGLTEFLPVSSSGHLRIVSTLFWGEDAGASFTAVIQLGTELAVLVYFAKTIWQILTGWFRGWIDKGSRGQDWKMGWMVIVGSIPIGVIGLLFKDPIRDGLRNLWITAAMLVLFSFVFILAEKVGKKNRGYDDLTMKDALVMGLCQCLALIPGVSRSGGTISGGLFLGLDREVATRFSFLLAIPAVLASGLFSLPDAFNPANGQAASGIQLLVGTSIAFVIGYAAIAWLLKFVANNSFAWFAAYRIPVGIVVMILLALGILAPM from the coding sequence ATGTCGTGGCTTCAGGTTATTGTCCTGTCTATCGTTCAGGGCTTGACTGAGTTTCTTCCCGTGAGCTCCTCCGGGCACCTTCGCATTGTTTCCACCCTGTTTTGGGGCGAGGATGCGGGCGCTTCCTTTACCGCAGTGATTCAGCTAGGCACGGAATTGGCCGTCCTGGTCTACTTTGCGAAGACTATCTGGCAAATTCTTACCGGTTGGTTCCGTGGATGGATTGATAAGGGGTCCCGGGGCCAGGACTGGAAGATGGGATGGATGGTCATTGTTGGCTCAATCCCAATCGGCGTGATTGGCCTTCTTTTCAAGGACCCAATCCGCGATGGTCTCCGTAATCTCTGGATTACGGCAGCGATGTTGGTCCTGTTTTCCTTTGTGTTTATTCTTGCCGAGAAGGTTGGCAAGAAGAACCGGGGTTACGACGATCTGACCATGAAGGATGCCCTTGTCATGGGCCTGTGCCAGTGCTTGGCGCTTATTCCAGGAGTCTCCCGTTCTGGCGGAACCATTTCCGGTGGCCTCTTCCTGGGGCTCGACCGCGAGGTGGCGACGCGGTTTAGCTTCCTGCTGGCGATTCCGGCGGTGCTGGCTTCCGGCCTGTTCTCACTGCCAGACGCGTTCAATCCGGCCAATGGTCAGGCGGCCTCGGGTATCCAGCTGCTCGTGGGAACGTCCATCGCCTTTGTGATTGGTTACGCCGCGATTGCCTGGTTGCTGAAGTTCGTGGCGAACAATTCCTTCGCTTGGTTCGCTGCATACCGCATCCCGGTAGGCATCGTGGTAATGATTCTGCTGGCCCTGGGCATCCTCGCGCCGATGTAA